TCCGTGTTTCATCTGTGTGCATCTGTGGCTGAACGGTTACGATAACAGAAGACAGAGCACAGGTTCGGCGCTATGAGAAGACCAGATCCAAGAATATCACAAAAGATCGCCTTTGCCATACTTTTATTATCTACCCTTTTTGTCCTTGTCCCGGCAGGGCTGATTGTCCTGGTAATTATCAAAAACGGGCTTGGGGCGGTAACCTGGGAATTCCTAACTACCGCCCCCCGTAATGGCATGCGAGAGGGCGGAATTCTGCCGGCTATGGTGGGAACCGCTTGTTTAGTAGTAGGGGCTATGAGCGTGGCTATCCCTTTAGGCGTGCTATCGGCTATTTATTTGAACGAATATGCCGGCCAGAACCTCCTAACCAGAGTGATTAAGTTGGCCATTATTAATCTGGCCGGGATTCCTTCAGTCGTTTATGGCCTCTTTGGTATGGGGATTTTTGTCATCTTTTTGAAATTCGGGGCCTCTATCCTGGCCGGATCCCTTACCCTGGCGATTATGAACTTGCCGGTTATCATTACGGCTACTCGTGAGGCCCTGGCCAGTGTTCCCCAATCTTTCCGGGAAGTGAGTCTGTCTTTGGGTGCCTCTAAATGGCAAACGATCCGACATGTGGTCCTGCCCAATTCCATCCCGGGCATCCTCACGGGTATTATCCTTGAGATTAGCCGGGCGGCTGGGGAGACCGCCCCGATTCTTTTTACCGTAGCGGCTTTTTACCTGCCCGGACTTCCCACCTCTGTCTTTGACCAGGTAATGGCCTTGCCCATGCATTTATATGCCATCTCAACCCAGATACCCAACATCGAACTTGAGGTCCGTTATGCCACGGCCCTGGTGCTTCTGGGGTTAGTCTTCGGTGTTAATTCTATGGCTATCATCATCCGGGCTAAATTGAGAAGGAAAAAGGCATGGTAAACCCAGGAGAAAGAAAAGATGGCCGGTCCTTTACCCGTAAAAGTTTTAACTGAAAATCTGAATATATGGTATGAGG
The genomic region above belongs to bacterium and contains:
- the pstA gene encoding phosphate ABC transporter permease PstA, which translates into the protein MRRPDPRISQKIAFAILLLSTLFVLVPAGLIVLVIIKNGLGAVTWEFLTTAPRNGMREGGILPAMVGTACLVVGAMSVAIPLGVLSAIYLNEYAGQNLLTRVIKLAIINLAGIPSVVYGLFGMGIFVIFLKFGASILAGSLTLAIMNLPVIITATREALASVPQSFREVSLSLGASKWQTIRHVVLPNSIPGILTGIILEISRAAGETAPILFTVAAFYLPGLPTSVFDQVMALPMHLYAISTQIPNIELEVRYATALVLLGLVFGVNSMAIIIRAKLRRKKAW